The Candidatus Poribacteria bacterium genomic interval GGATCCCTTATCAGCTCACTATATCTGCGGATGTGACACTGACAATCCACGACATTCAAGGGCGCGTGGTGCGGACCTTGGACTTAGGACATCAGCGTGCAGGTACGTACCACACGCAGAACCGCGCGGCATATTGGGATGGCAAAAATACAGTCGGTGAACCTGTCGCAAGCGGTGTCTATTTTTATACGCTCACAGCAGGCGAATTTACTGCCACGCGGAAACTCCTGATACGGAAGTAGCACTTTCAGAGAAACGGAAGATGGGAAGGTAACACGCTACTCATCTTCTATACAAACAACTTGATTGCACCTCACAATCAAAAACCACCTAAAAAGGTGCGATGAACTGTGCAACTACGAACAATCCGATAAGTTTAGATTGGACAATTACGCATAGCGTAAAATGGACACCCGAATCTGCTCCCACTTCCGTTTAGAGCGATGGGTTGAGACCCGCCTTTTAAAGAGTGCCTCCTCCCTAAAACCAGCTTCCGAGATTATTCTTTCCAAATTCGTAATTGCTTTCGGACCAGAGGCATCAGCATAACCCAATAAAATCGTGCCGTCAGGTTTCAGGAAACCTGAGACCTGCGCAAAAAAGCGTTTCAGCGTTTCCTGTTTTTCATCGTGGATAGCGAGTTCTGCGCGATTGCGCACGCGGGCAACAACCCACGGTGCATTAAAGATAATCACATCAAATTGGTGGGACAGAAACGAATCAAATAGGTCACCGGCGGGCATGACGCGGACAGCGTCTGAATCTGGAAGGAGTCGTTGAAGGTTTAGTTTTGTTGTCGCAATGGCTTCAGGGAGTAGGTCGGACGCATACAATTCAACCCCTTCACCCAATTCCTGCTGCGCCAATAAGGTCAAACATCCACTGCCACACCCGATGTCGGCAACCGTGGCGGGATTCGAGTGACGGACGAACTGGAGTGCCTCTTGGAAGCACTCAATCGTTTCCTGCGAGCGCGGCGCGAGGACGTTCTCGGAAGCGAAAAAGGAGGCACCGAGCGCACGGACCGGATAGGTTTCTGCCAATGCTTGTTGAATTTGTTGAATCTTTGTTACGGGTAGGAGAAAGGGTTTTCCTTGATTCGCTCCGGCTGGTTCTCCAGCGAGTTCCAATAGATAGGGTAGGTCTGGCGCAGGTTCAACCTGTAAGATTCCGTCCGCATCTGCCCAACAGACGAGTTTCGCTAAGGCTTCTTTCAGGGCATGATTTGCGGATCTCCGATGCGAATCTCTCTGATCCTGTCGTTTCGCGTTACGGTTAGTGTGCTGGATTAAATCCTGTTT includes:
- a CDS encoding class I SAM-dependent methyltransferase; amino-acid sequence: MEGSRRWKQRRVDGAEATKDEGEAASPNLPIFQSSNLFYSVTNIGELYVPAECRDAVFARPRVKLFAHQELRHLNRIFTHIRHGGVAVVEGEWEQITKVMDYIQRHKQDLIQHTNRNAKRQDQRDSHRRSANHALKEALAKLVCWADADGILQVEPAPDLPYLLELAGEPAGANQGKPFLLPVTKIQQIQQALAETYPVRALGASFFASENVLAPRSQETIECFQEALQFVRHSNPATVADIGCGSGCLTLLAQQELGEGVELYASDLLPEAIATTKLNLQRLLPDSDAVRVMPAGDLFDSFLSHQFDVIIFNAPWVVARVRNRAELAIHDEKQETLKRFFAQVSGFLKPDGTILLGYADASGPKAITNLERIISEAGFREEALFKRRVSTHRSKRKWEQIRVSILRYA